Proteins encoded together in one Streptomyces sp. NBC_01216 window:
- a CDS encoding DUF1876 domain-containing protein, producing METLVGWHVDMEFKEEGSRTQAAALVRLGDGTEFRARGSAHRHPSDPEQLRVGEEIAGARALMDLASQLLQKAHTEIDEASGRMSHPLH from the coding sequence ATGGAGACACTCGTCGGATGGCACGTCGACATGGAATTCAAGGAAGAAGGCAGCCGCACGCAGGCGGCTGCCCTGGTGCGGCTGGGTGACGGCACCGAGTTCCGCGCCCGCGGCAGCGCGCACCGCCACCCCTCCGACCCGGAGCAGCTCCGGGTGGGCGAGGAGATAGCGGGAGCGCGCGCGCTGATGGATCTCGCCTCGCAACTGCTCCAGAAGGCGCACACGGAGATCGACGAGGCGTCGGGCCGGATGTCACATCCCCTGCACTGA
- the argS gene encoding arginine--tRNA ligase, producing the protein MASVPSLASTVQQRLAEGLSAALPEAGSADPLLRRSDRADFQANGILALAKRFKGNPRELATRVVDGIPANDVLKEIEVSGPGFLNITVTDEAIVRTLAARAADERLGVPFAETAGTTVIDYAQPNVAKEMHVGHLRSAVIGAAMVEILEFTGEKVVRRHHIGDWGTQFGMLIQYLIEHPHELDHGSREEVSGEEAMSSLNRLYKASRALFDSDEEFKTRARARVVDLQAGDPETLALWQRFVDESKIYFYSVFDKLDMDVRDPDVVGESGYNDMLAETCRILEESGVAVRSEGALCVFFDDVKGPDGNPTPLIVQKSDGGFGYAATDLSAIRDRVRNLGATTLLYVVDARQSLHFKMVFETARRAGWLNDEVKAVQLAFGTVLGKDGKPFKTREGETVRLVDLLDEAVDRATAVVREKAEKVGLSETEILENGRYVGIGAVKYADLSTSAARDYKFDLDQMVSLNGDTSVYLQYAYARIRSIFGKAGDRAPLAHPELALAPAERALGLHLDTFGELVHEAAADHAPHKLAAYLYQLASLYTTFYDQCPVIKPEPPKDVAENRLFLCDLTARTLHQGMALLGIRTPERL; encoded by the coding sequence ATGGCCTCGGTCCCTTCCCTCGCTTCGACCGTGCAGCAGCGCCTCGCGGAGGGTCTCTCGGCAGCCCTGCCGGAGGCCGGGTCCGCCGACCCGCTGCTGCGACGAAGCGACCGGGCCGACTTCCAGGCCAACGGCATCCTGGCCCTCGCCAAGCGATTCAAGGGCAACCCGCGTGAGCTGGCGACGCGGGTCGTCGACGGCATCCCGGCGAACGACGTGCTGAAGGAGATCGAGGTCTCCGGCCCCGGCTTCCTGAACATCACGGTCACCGACGAGGCGATCGTGCGGACCCTCGCCGCCCGCGCGGCCGACGAGCGCCTCGGCGTGCCGTTCGCCGAGACCGCCGGCACCACGGTCATCGACTACGCGCAGCCCAACGTCGCCAAGGAGATGCACGTCGGCCACCTGCGGTCCGCCGTGATCGGCGCCGCGATGGTCGAGATCCTCGAGTTCACCGGCGAGAAGGTCGTCCGGCGCCACCACATCGGCGACTGGGGCACCCAGTTCGGCATGCTCATCCAGTACCTGATCGAGCACCCGCACGAGCTGGACCACGGCTCGCGGGAAGAGGTCTCCGGCGAGGAGGCCATGTCCAGCCTGAACCGGCTCTACAAGGCCTCGCGCGCGCTCTTCGACTCCGACGAGGAGTTCAAGACCCGGGCGCGGGCCCGGGTGGTCGACCTCCAGGCCGGCGACCCGGAGACGCTGGCACTGTGGCAGCGGTTCGTGGACGAGTCGAAGATCTACTTCTACTCGGTCTTCGACAAGCTCGACATGGACGTCCGGGACCCCGACGTCGTCGGCGAGTCCGGCTACAACGACATGCTCGCGGAGACCTGCCGGATTCTGGAGGAGTCCGGGGTCGCGGTCCGCTCCGAGGGCGCGCTGTGCGTCTTCTTCGACGACGTCAAGGGCCCCGACGGCAACCCGACCCCGCTCATCGTCCAGAAGTCCGACGGCGGCTTCGGGTACGCGGCGACCGACCTGTCCGCCATCCGTGACCGGGTACGGAACCTCGGGGCCACGACCCTGCTGTACGTCGTCGACGCCCGCCAGTCCCTGCACTTCAAGATGGTCTTCGAGACCGCGCGCCGGGCCGGCTGGCTGAACGACGAGGTCAAGGCCGTGCAGCTGGCCTTCGGCACGGTGCTCGGCAAGGACGGCAAGCCGTTCAAGACCCGTGAGGGCGAGACGGTCAGGCTGGTCGACCTGCTGGACGAGGCCGTGGACCGGGCGACCGCCGTCGTCCGCGAGAAGGCCGAGAAGGTGGGCCTGAGCGAGACGGAGATCCTGGAGAACGGCCGGTACGTGGGCATCGGAGCGGTGAAGTACGCCGACCTGTCGACCTCCGCCGCGCGCGACTACAAGTTCGACCTGGACCAGATGGTCTCGCTCAACGGCGACACCTCGGTCTACCTCCAGTACGCGTACGCGCGGATCAGGTCGATCTTCGGCAAGGCGGGCGACCGTGCGCCGCTCGCCCACCCGGAGCTCGCGCTGGCGCCGGCGGAGCGCGCCCTCGGACTCCACCTGGACACCTTCGGCGAGCTGGTCCACGAGGCGGCGGCGGACCACGCCCCGCACAAGCTGGCGGCGTACCTCTACCAGCTGGCGTCGCTCTACACGACGTTCTACGACCAGTGCCCGGTCATCAAGCCCGAGCCGCCGAAGGACGTCGCGGAGAACCGCCTCTTCCTGTGCGACCTGACCGCCCGCACCCTCCACCAGGGCATGGCCCTGCTGGGCATCCGGACCCCCGAGCGTCTCTGA
- the lysS gene encoding lysine--tRNA ligase has translation MAQSSTETDWVSRFADEVIAESERRAPGKPVVVASGLSPSGPIHLGNLREVMTPHLVADEVRRRGREVRHLISWDDYDRFRKVPNGVEGVDESWAEHIGKPLTSVPAPAGSAHPNWAEHFKAAMVEALAELGVEYDPISQTEQYTAGVYREQILHAMRHRGDIDAILDQYRTKKSPAKKSQKPVDEAELEAEEGSGAASEDDGSGGTGGYFPYKPYCGRCEKDLTTVASYDDDTTELAYTCAACGFAETVKLSEFNRGKLVWKVDWPMRWAYEGVVFEPSGVDHSSPGSSFVVGGQIVRQVFDGVQPIGPMYAFVGISGMAKMSSSRGGVPTPADALKIMEAPLLRWLYARRKPNQSFKIAFDQEIQRLYDEWDKLEARVQDGTVLPADAAAYARAARTAAGELPRTTRPLPYRTLASVMDITGGNDEQTLRILTELDPDNPVTALDECRPRLDRAENWITTQVPADQRTIVRDEADAELLGSLDDEGRESLRLLLAGLDTHWSLDGLTTLVYGVPKVMAGLDPAAKPTPELKAAQRAFFALLYRLLVSRETGPRLPTLLLAVGAERVRKLLGA, from the coding sequence GTGGCTCAGAGCAGCACCGAGACCGACTGGGTCTCCCGTTTCGCGGACGAGGTCATCGCCGAGTCGGAGCGACGTGCGCCTGGCAAACCGGTCGTCGTCGCCTCCGGGCTCTCCCCCTCCGGGCCCATCCACCTGGGCAACCTCCGCGAGGTCATGACCCCGCACCTGGTCGCCGACGAGGTCCGGCGCCGTGGGCGCGAGGTCCGGCACCTGATCTCCTGGGACGACTACGACCGGTTCCGCAAGGTGCCGAACGGCGTCGAGGGCGTGGACGAGTCCTGGGCCGAGCACATCGGCAAGCCGCTGACCTCCGTCCCCGCCCCGGCCGGTTCGGCACACCCGAACTGGGCCGAGCACTTCAAGGCCGCCATGGTCGAGGCACTGGCCGAACTCGGCGTCGAGTACGACCCGATCAGCCAGACCGAGCAGTACACGGCGGGCGTCTACCGCGAGCAGATCCTGCACGCGATGCGGCACCGCGGGGACATCGACGCGATCCTCGACCAGTACCGGACCAAGAAGTCCCCGGCGAAGAAGTCGCAGAAGCCGGTCGACGAGGCGGAGCTGGAGGCGGAGGAGGGCTCGGGCGCGGCGAGCGAGGACGACGGCTCCGGCGGCACCGGCGGCTACTTCCCGTACAAGCCCTACTGCGGGCGGTGCGAGAAGGACCTGACCACCGTCGCGTCCTACGACGACGACACCACGGAACTGGCCTACACCTGCGCGGCCTGCGGTTTCGCCGAGACCGTCAAGCTGAGCGAGTTCAACCGCGGCAAGCTGGTCTGGAAGGTCGACTGGCCGATGCGCTGGGCGTACGAGGGCGTCGTCTTCGAGCCCTCCGGCGTCGACCACTCCTCGCCCGGCTCGTCCTTCGTCGTCGGCGGCCAGATCGTGCGGCAGGTCTTCGACGGCGTGCAGCCGATCGGCCCGATGTACGCCTTCGTCGGCATCAGCGGCATGGCCAAGATGTCCTCGTCGCGCGGCGGGGTGCCCACCCCGGCCGACGCGCTGAAGATCATGGAGGCGCCGCTGCTGCGCTGGCTGTACGCGCGCCGCAAGCCCAACCAGTCCTTCAAGATCGCCTTCGACCAGGAGATCCAGCGGCTCTACGACGAGTGGGACAAGCTGGAGGCCAGGGTCCAGGACGGCACGGTGCTTCCCGCCGACGCCGCCGCGTACGCCCGCGCGGCCCGCACGGCCGCCGGTGAACTGCCGCGCACCACGCGCCCGCTGCCGTACCGGACGCTGGCGTCGGTCATGGACATCACCGGCGGGAACGACGAGCAGACCCTGCGGATCCTGACCGAACTGGACCCGGACAACCCGGTCACCGCCCTGGACGAGTGCCGGCCCCGGCTCGACCGCGCCGAGAACTGGATCACCACCCAGGTTCCCGCCGACCAGCGCACGATCGTCCGCGACGAGGCGGACGCCGAGCTCCTCGGCTCCCTCGACGACGAGGGACGCGAGTCGCTGCGCCTGCTCCTGGCGGGCCTGGACACCCACTGGTCGCTCGACGGCCTGACCACGCTTGTCTACGGTGTCCCGAAGGTCATGGCCGGGCTCGACCCCGCCGCCAAGCCCACCCCGGAACTGAAGGCCGCCCAGCGCGCGTTCTTCGCCCTGCTCTACCGGCTCCTGGTGAGCCGTGAGACGGGTCCGCGTCTGCCCACGCTGCTGCTCGCCGTCGGCGCCGAGCGCGTGCGCAAGCTGCTCGGCGCCTAG
- a CDS encoding DUF2637 domain-containing protein: MAAVQLTRTHKILVGLVVAGAVIIAGIGFAGSYAAVRELAVEKGFGDFSYFFPIGIDAGICVLLALDLLLTWVRIPFPLLRQTAWVLTAATIAFNGAAAWPDPLGVGMHAVIPVLFVVAVEAARHAVGRIADITADKHMEGVRLTRWLLSPIPTFRLWRRMKLWELRSYEQVIKLEQDRLIYQARLQARFGRAWRRKAPVEALMPLRLAKYGVPLAETAAAGLAAAGVEPALLPPQPAPPEPASALAGRQGLPQGLQAQPLNAAQPPRHLQAAVQDLPPGSVAIQGQAPAPVQGRDPQGQAEDPQLPPNHDSPWFQAQQLPPEAHEGAFDPQYVEGLEPTPVAVPQGPEDLPVPGSRQERGPGRFEAYPEYVEPEPPADDFSEAAYKAMWDYVEERQDFPNAEQLDIWLSDMYGVKHPRSASILRELTPQLRHRIEQEMAENHIP; this comes from the coding sequence GTGGCCGCGGTGCAGCTGACACGCACGCACAAGATACTGGTCGGCTTGGTCGTCGCCGGTGCGGTGATCATCGCCGGGATCGGTTTCGCGGGTTCGTACGCCGCCGTGCGCGAGCTCGCCGTCGAGAAGGGCTTCGGCGACTTCTCGTACTTCTTCCCCATCGGCATCGACGCCGGCATCTGCGTGCTGCTCGCGCTGGACCTGCTGCTGACGTGGGTCCGGATCCCGTTCCCGCTGCTCCGCCAGACGGCGTGGGTGCTGACGGCGGCGACGATCGCCTTCAACGGCGCCGCCGCCTGGCCGGACCCGCTCGGCGTCGGCATGCACGCGGTGATCCCGGTCCTGTTCGTGGTCGCGGTGGAGGCGGCCCGGCACGCCGTGGGCCGGATCGCGGACATCACGGCCGACAAGCACATGGAGGGCGTCCGCCTCACCCGTTGGCTGCTGTCTCCGATACCCACCTTCCGGCTGTGGCGCCGGATGAAGCTGTGGGAGCTGCGCTCCTACGAGCAGGTGATCAAGCTGGAGCAGGACCGGCTGATCTACCAGGCGCGGCTTCAGGCCCGCTTCGGCCGCGCCTGGCGCCGCAAGGCGCCGGTGGAGGCGCTGATGCCGCTGCGACTGGCGAAGTACGGCGTCCCGCTCGCGGAGACGGCGGCGGCCGGACTCGCCGCGGCGGGCGTGGAGCCGGCACTGCTGCCCCCGCAGCCCGCACCGCCCGAGCCCGCGTCGGCTCTCGCGGGCCGGCAGGGCCTGCCCCAGGGCCTCCAGGCCCAGCCGTTGAACGCCGCCCAGCCGCCCCGGCACCTCCAGGCCGCCGTCCAGGACCTGCCGCCGGGCAGTGTGGCGATCCAGGGCCAGGCACCCGCCCCGGTCCAGGGCCGGGACCCGCAGGGCCAGGCCGAGGACCCGCAACTGCCGCCGAACCACGACAGCCCGTGGTTCCAGGCGCAACAGCTGCCGCCCGAGGCGCACGAGGGCGCCTTCGACCCCCAGTACGTGGAGGGCCTGGAGCCCACACCGGTCGCGGTGCCGCAGGGCCCGGAGGACCTGCCCGTCCCGGGGTCGCGTCAGGAGCGGGGACCCGGGCGGTTCGAGGCGTACCCGGAGTACGTCGAGCCGGAGCCGCCGGCCGACGACTTCTCCGAGGCCGCCTACAAGGCCATGTGGGACTACGTCGAGGAGCGTCAGGACTTCCCGAACGCCGAGCAGCTCGACATATGGCTGAGTGACATGTACGGGGTCAAGCACCCGCGCAGCGCGTCGATCCTGCGGGAGCTGACGCCCCAGTTGCGCCACCGTATCGAGCAGGAGATGGCGGAGAACCACATCCCGTAG
- a CDS encoding DUF3558 domain-containing protein gives MHRSASRLTRILACAAVPVMLVVAGCSSDSDGEGSGASPDKGKAAASATPLPTQSTRTVEPAKFAKLPDVCKTVSAKTTAALVPKAKAKNGTQATSSDTSSRGGCSWNGLQDKGTKGSQYRWLDVSLYRYESDASLGSGQERAQQNLAKEVAKLEATEGAKKVRTTDAPGIGDEAQTVAYDLRKTDEDFKYASVVARTGNVLVLLTYNGTGYAGASTPGDDAFMDSAVKAAKEAVAAVAAAN, from the coding sequence ATGCACCGATCAGCCTCGCGACTCACCCGCATACTCGCCTGCGCAGCCGTCCCGGTGATGCTCGTCGTCGCCGGCTGCTCCTCGGACTCGGACGGCGAGGGTTCCGGGGCGTCGCCGGACAAGGGCAAGGCCGCCGCCTCCGCCACTCCTCTGCCCACGCAGTCGACGAGGACGGTCGAACCGGCCAAGTTCGCGAAGCTCCCCGACGTGTGCAAGACGGTCTCCGCCAAGACCACCGCCGCCCTGGTGCCCAAGGCGAAGGCGAAGAACGGCACGCAGGCCACCTCCAGCGACACCTCGAGCCGCGGCGGCTGCTCGTGGAACGGTCTCCAGGACAAGGGCACGAAGGGGTCCCAGTACCGCTGGCTCGACGTGTCCCTCTACCGCTACGAATCCGACGCCTCACTCGGCAGCGGCCAGGAGCGCGCGCAGCAGAACCTCGCCAAGGAGGTCGCGAAGCTGGAGGCGACCGAGGGCGCCAAGAAGGTGCGCACCACCGACGCCCCCGGCATCGGGGACGAGGCGCAGACCGTCGCCTACGACCTGCGCAAGACGGACGAGGACTTCAAGTACGCCTCCGTCGTGGCGCGCACCGGCAACGTCCTGGTCCTGCTCACCTACAACGGCACCGGCTACGCGGGCGCTTCCACCCCCGGCGACGACGCCTTCATGGACAGCGCGGTGAAGGCCGCCAAGGAGGCCGTCGCGGCGGTCGCCGCCGCCAACTAG
- a CDS encoding DUF3558 domain-containing protein — translation MQRQAYVPGLTAVSAVLALGLTGCSSGSGTDVTTTDSKAGPAAPVAQPGRYRTLFEPCGSVSRAALQDLLPGAAELPDQERDKAYRGTASVTYDSDRRVGCSWKADTPDASHRLALDIERVVSYDPAVSDDVRAQEVFARKQAAANLPQAQRSPGAPVSPEGSGSPRTPRPPDGSATPPPGHTTAPQPPSGTVAPPQAPAPTTGLEPRTLDGLGEVAFLDDTLTTDASNGRRRTVSVVFRTSNVIVTVEYLAQTAGATDAPDSAELQEKARNLARLLVDRLEE, via the coding sequence GTGCAGCGACAGGCGTACGTACCCGGTCTGACAGCGGTCTCGGCGGTGCTCGCCCTGGGGCTCACCGGATGCTCCTCCGGCAGCGGAACCGACGTCACGACGACGGACTCCAAGGCCGGGCCCGCAGCCCCGGTCGCCCAGCCCGGCCGCTACCGCACCCTCTTCGAACCGTGCGGTTCCGTGTCCCGGGCCGCGCTCCAGGACCTGCTCCCCGGCGCCGCCGAACTGCCCGACCAGGAACGCGACAAGGCGTACCGCGGCACCGCCTCCGTCACGTACGACAGCGACCGCCGCGTGGGCTGCTCCTGGAAGGCCGACACGCCCGACGCCTCGCACCGGCTGGCCCTCGACATCGAGCGGGTCGTCTCGTACGACCCCGCCGTCAGCGACGACGTCCGCGCACAGGAGGTGTTCGCCCGCAAGCAGGCCGCGGCGAACCTCCCGCAGGCCCAGCGGTCCCCCGGCGCCCCGGTCTCCCCGGAGGGCTCGGGCTCCCCGCGGACGCCGCGGCCCCCGGACGGGTCCGCCACCCCGCCGCCCGGCCACACCACCGCGCCCCAGCCCCCTTCGGGCACGGTCGCCCCGCCCCAGGCCCCTGCCCCGACGACCGGCCTGGAGCCGCGCACCCTCGACGGCCTCGGCGAGGTCGCCTTCCTCGACGACACGCTCACCACCGACGCCTCCAACGGCCGACGCCGCACCGTGAGCGTGGTCTTCCGCACATCCAACGTGATCGTGACGGTCGAGTACCTGGCCCAGACGGCCGGTGCGACCGACGCCCCCGACAGCGCGGAGCTGCAGGAAAAGGCCCGGAACCTGGCCCGCCTGCTGGTCGACCGGCTGGAGGAGTAG
- a CDS encoding RtcB family protein, giving the protein MSYVEMPGAQVPIRMWADPSTVDDGAMRQLRNVATLPWIKGLAVMPDVHYGRGATVGSVIAMSGAVCPAAVGVDIGCGMSAVKTSLTENDLPGDLSRLRSKIEQAIPVGRAMHREEVDPTRLYGFPTQGWGDFWSRFDGVADAVKFRRERAALQMGTLGSGNHFCEFCVDSEGAVWLMLHSGSRNIGKELAEHHIGEAGKLPHNQGLVDRDLAVFVADTPQMAAYRNDLFWAQEYARYNRAVMMALFQEVVRREFRKARVTFDQVISCHHNYVAEERYDGMDLLVTRKGAIRAGAGDLGIIPGSMGTGSYIVKGLGSVASFNSASHGAGRKMSRSAAKRRFSTRDLEEQTRGVECRKDSGVVDEIPGAYKSIEQVVDQQRDLVEVVAKLKQVICVKG; this is encoded by the coding sequence ATGTCGTACGTGGAGATGCCGGGTGCGCAGGTGCCCATCCGGATGTGGGCCGACCCTTCGACCGTGGACGACGGCGCGATGCGGCAGCTCCGGAACGTGGCCACGCTGCCCTGGATCAAGGGCCTCGCCGTCATGCCGGACGTGCACTACGGCAGGGGCGCGACGGTCGGATCGGTCATCGCGATGAGCGGGGCGGTGTGTCCGGCCGCGGTCGGTGTCGACATCGGCTGCGGCATGTCCGCGGTGAAGACCTCGCTTACGGAGAACGACCTGCCGGGCGATCTGTCGCGGCTGCGGTCCAAGATCGAGCAGGCGATTCCGGTGGGGCGCGCCATGCACCGCGAGGAGGTGGACCCGACCCGGCTGTACGGTTTCCCGACCCAGGGCTGGGGCGACTTCTGGTCCCGCTTCGACGGGGTCGCGGACGCGGTCAAGTTCCGTCGGGAGCGGGCGGCCCTCCAGATGGGAACGCTGGGAAGCGGCAACCACTTCTGCGAGTTCTGCGTCGATTCGGAGGGCGCGGTGTGGCTCATGCTGCACTCCGGGTCGCGCAACATCGGCAAGGAACTCGCCGAGCACCACATCGGCGAGGCGGGGAAGCTCCCGCACAACCAGGGGCTGGTCGACCGTGATCTCGCGGTCTTCGTCGCGGACACCCCGCAGATGGCGGCGTACCGCAACGACCTCTTCTGGGCGCAGGAGTACGCCCGGTACAACCGCGCGGTCATGATGGCGCTCTTCCAGGAGGTCGTCCGCCGGGAGTTCCGCAAGGCCCGGGTGACCTTCGACCAGGTGATCTCCTGTCACCACAACTATGTGGCGGAGGAGCGGTACGACGGCATGGACCTGCTGGTCACGCGCAAGGGCGCGATCCGGGCGGGGGCCGGCGACCTCGGGATCATCCCGGGCTCGATGGGGACCGGCTCGTACATCGTGAAGGGTCTCGGCAGCGTGGCGTCCTTCAACTCCGCGTCGCACGGCGCCGGCCGGAAGATGAGCCGCAGTGCGGCGAAGCGGCGCTTCTCGACACGGGACCTGGAGGAGCAGACGCGCGGTGTGGAGTGCCGCAAGGACTCCGGCGTGGTGGACGAGATCCCGGGTGCCTACAAGTCGATCGAGCAGGTCGTCGATCAGCAGCGGGACCTGGTCGAGGTGGTCGCGAAGCTGAAGCAGGTCATCTGCGTGAAGGGCTGA
- a CDS encoding SDR family NAD(P)-dependent oxidoreductase, translating into MTAAGTPIAVVTGASGGIGAATARQLAAAGYRVVLTARRKDRVEALAAEINEAGHQATAYALDVTDRQAVTTFATAFRTVAVLVNNAGGALGADPVATGDPEDWRRMYEVNVLGTLHVTQALLPALTASGDGTVVVVSSTAGHSTYEGGGGYVAAKNGARVLAETLRLEIVGTPVRVIEVAPGMVKTEEFATTRFRGDTEKAAKVYAGVAEPLTADDVADTVTWAVTRPPHVNIDLLVVRPRAQASNTKVHREL; encoded by the coding sequence ATGACTGCCGCCGGTACCCCCATCGCCGTCGTCACCGGAGCGAGCGGCGGCATCGGCGCCGCCACCGCCCGGCAACTCGCGGCCGCGGGTTACCGCGTGGTGCTCACCGCCCGCCGCAAGGACCGCGTCGAGGCTCTCGCGGCCGAGATCAACGAAGCGGGCCACCAGGCCACCGCCTACGCCCTGGACGTCACCGACCGCCAGGCCGTGACCACCTTCGCCACGGCGTTCCGCACCGTCGCCGTACTCGTCAACAACGCCGGAGGGGCGCTCGGCGCCGACCCCGTCGCCACCGGCGACCCCGAGGACTGGCGCCGGATGTACGAGGTCAACGTCCTCGGCACCCTCCACGTCACCCAGGCCCTGCTGCCCGCCCTCACCGCGAGCGGCGACGGCACGGTCGTCGTCGTCTCCTCCACGGCCGGCCACTCCACCTACGAGGGCGGCGGCGGCTACGTCGCCGCCAAGAACGGCGCCCGGGTCCTCGCCGAGACCCTCCGCCTGGAGATCGTCGGCACACCGGTCCGCGTCATCGAGGTCGCGCCGGGCATGGTGAAGACGGAGGAGTTCGCGACCACCCGCTTCCGCGGCGACACCGAGAAGGCCGCCAAGGTCTACGCGGGCGTGGCCGAGCCCCTCACCGCCGACGACGTCGCCGACACCGTCACCTGGGCCGTCACCCGTCCCCCGCACGTCAACATCGACCTCCTGGTCGTCCGCCCCCGCGCCCAGGCATCCAACACCAAGGTCCACCGCGAGCTGTGA
- a CDS encoding YnfA family protein — protein MQIVRSVSLFTLAALFEIGGAWLVWQGVREHRGWAWIGGGVIALGAYGYAATLQPDAAFGRILAAYGGVFVAGSIAWGMVADGYRPDRWDVTGALICLAGTAVIMYAPRAR, from the coding sequence ATGCAGATCGTCCGCTCCGTCTCCCTGTTCACCCTCGCCGCCCTCTTCGAGATCGGCGGCGCCTGGCTCGTCTGGCAGGGCGTCCGCGAGCACCGGGGCTGGGCCTGGATCGGCGGCGGGGTGATCGCCCTCGGCGCCTACGGATACGCCGCCACCCTCCAGCCCGACGCGGCCTTCGGGCGGATCCTCGCCGCCTACGGAGGCGTGTTCGTCGCCGGCTCGATCGCCTGGGGCATGGTCGCCGACGGCTACCGCCCCGACCGCTGGGACGTCACCGGGGCGCTGATCTGCCTCGCGGGCACGGCCGTGATCATGTACGCCCCACGGGCCCGCTGA
- a CDS encoding FAD-dependent monooxygenase: MNRLDTDVLVVGAGPTGMLLAGDLAAAGLRVTLAERRAPGISNLTRAFGVHARTLEQLDARGLADELVATGTPLTRMRLFGGLSLDLARLPSRFAHLLITPQYEVERLLERRARSTGVEFRHETELTALHQDSDTVTAGLTAPGGTPLTLRARYLVGTDGVHSAVRNALGLPFPGVSVIRSIVLADVRLTEEPRGVLTVAGAGDAFAFLAPYGDGWYRVMGWNRTRQVPDSEPVDLDEVREITRCALGSDYGMHDARWISRFHSDERQAPAYRSGRVFLAGDAAHVHSPAGGQGMNTGLQDAANLSWKLAAVLRGDASDPEELLDSYHSERHPVGAMVLRSSGAIVRLAMAHGPFQRAVRAFATRALDSVRPASDRAIGMISGLGIAYPPGPGGRRPVGRRVPDLALCEGRLYALLRRGEFVLVAPEGATPPMPASPASAARLVRATWADPARRTVLLVRPDGYVGWAGRTDGRD, from the coding sequence ATGAACCGGCTGGACACGGACGTCCTCGTGGTGGGCGCGGGCCCCACCGGAATGCTGCTGGCCGGCGACCTCGCCGCGGCCGGCCTGCGGGTCACCCTGGCCGAGCGCCGGGCACCCGGGATCAGCAACCTGACCCGCGCCTTCGGCGTGCACGCCCGCACCCTGGAGCAACTGGACGCCCGCGGCCTCGCGGACGAGCTGGTCGCCACGGGCACCCCGCTCACCCGGATGCGCCTCTTCGGCGGCCTCTCCCTCGACCTGGCCCGGCTGCCCTCCCGGTTCGCCCACCTCCTGATCACCCCGCAGTACGAGGTCGAGCGACTCCTCGAACGCCGTGCGCGGTCCACGGGCGTCGAGTTCCGCCACGAGACCGAGCTGACCGCGCTGCACCAGGACTCCGACACCGTCACCGCCGGCCTCACCGCCCCCGGCGGCACGCCCCTGACCCTGCGCGCCCGCTATCTGGTCGGCACCGACGGCGTGCACAGCGCCGTACGGAACGCCCTCGGGCTCCCCTTCCCCGGCGTCTCGGTGATCCGCTCCATCGTGCTGGCCGACGTCCGGCTCACCGAGGAACCGCGAGGGGTGCTCACGGTCGCCGGCGCCGGGGACGCCTTCGCCTTCCTCGCCCCCTACGGCGACGGCTGGTACCGCGTGATGGGCTGGAACCGCACCCGCCAGGTCCCCGACAGCGAGCCCGTCGACCTCGACGAGGTCCGCGAGATCACCCGGTGCGCCCTCGGCAGCGACTACGGCATGCACGACGCGCGCTGGATCTCCCGCTTCCACAGCGACGAACGGCAGGCCCCCGCCTACCGCTCGGGCCGGGTCTTCCTCGCCGGGGACGCCGCACACGTCCACTCCCCCGCCGGAGGCCAGGGCATGAACACCGGCCTCCAGGACGCGGCCAACCTCTCCTGGAAGCTCGCCGCCGTCCTACGCGGGGACGCCTCCGACCCCGAGGAACTCCTCGACAGCTACCACTCCGAGCGGCACCCCGTGGGCGCCATGGTGCTGCGCAGCAGCGGCGCCATCGTCCGGCTCGCGATGGCCCACGGCCCCTTCCAGCGCGCCGTCCGGGCCTTCGCCACCCGCGCACTCGACTCCGTCCGACCCGCCTCCGACAGGGCCATCGGCATGATCAGCGGCCTCGGCATCGCCTACCCCCCGGGGCCTGGCGGGCGCCGCCCCGTGGGCCGGCGCGTCCCGGACCTGGCCCTGTGCGAAGGCAGGCTCTACGCACTCCTGCGCAGGGGCGAGTTCGTCCTGGTCGCCCCCGAGGGCGCCACCCCGCCCATGCCCGCCTCCCCGGCGTCGGCCGCCCGGCTGGTGCGGGCGACCTGGGCCGATCCCGCCCGCCGCACGGTGCTCCTGGTCCGCCCGGACGGCTACGTCGGCTGGGCCGGCCGCACGGACGGCCGAGACTGA